In one Candidatus Planktophila vernalis genomic region, the following are encoded:
- a CDS encoding NAD(P)/FAD-dependent oxidoreductase: MEKTSLKPRVVILGAGFGGLTAAKAMADTAHVTVVDRHNFQTFLPLLYQVSTAGLAADHVAHPIRGALRKSGVQFRMGSPISVDHKNKTIKLDSSEVLAFDQLIVALGSVTADFSIPGVAEYALGMKSVSEALAIRAEVMRRFEDLCRFEDDTSFSISVVGGGPTGVEMAGAFAELVRGPLKNDQAHAAAHIRINLIEAGPRILPMFSEKLSARAKKDLEKLGVNVLLNTAVAELKPRSIIVKDGNEIASEVTIWAAGVKGEPAGGLLNLPLVSSRIDVDQNLQVKNYPGIFAIGDISGFVGKDGRFLPMVAPVAMQQGRFIAKQIKRLADGKALEAFKYIDKGSMATIGRHKAVVEVKNFRMSGIPAWYAWLWLHLFYLVGGRNKIGTMADWTWNYLTFDRGNRHIMDSQ; encoded by the coding sequence ATGGAAAAGACATCTCTTAAGCCTCGGGTTGTAATACTCGGTGCTGGCTTTGGTGGGCTCACTGCCGCCAAGGCTATGGCAGATACAGCCCATGTCACAGTGGTTGATCGCCACAACTTCCAAACCTTTTTGCCACTTCTTTATCAGGTCTCGACAGCAGGTCTTGCAGCAGATCACGTTGCTCATCCAATTCGCGGTGCGCTTAGAAAAAGTGGAGTCCAGTTTCGAATGGGTTCTCCAATATCTGTGGATCATAAAAATAAGACTATTAAATTAGATAGCAGTGAAGTTTTAGCCTTTGATCAACTCATTGTTGCACTTGGTTCTGTCACAGCAGATTTTTCAATCCCAGGAGTTGCTGAGTATGCACTTGGAATGAAGAGCGTGAGTGAGGCATTAGCTATTCGCGCAGAAGTTATGCGCCGATTTGAAGATCTCTGTCGCTTCGAAGATGACACTAGTTTTTCAATCTCAGTTGTAGGCGGTGGACCAACTGGAGTTGAGATGGCTGGGGCCTTTGCTGAATTAGTTCGTGGTCCACTTAAAAATGATCAAGCCCATGCCGCAGCGCATATTCGAATTAATCTTATTGAAGCAGGCCCTCGAATCCTGCCTATGTTTTCAGAGAAGTTATCAGCTCGTGCTAAAAAAGATTTAGAAAAACTCGGCGTGAATGTCCTCCTCAATACTGCTGTTGCTGAATTAAAGCCAAGATCTATCATCGTTAAAGATGGTAATGAAATTGCTTCAGAGGTAACTATTTGGGCAGCTGGCGTTAAAGGTGAGCCTGCTGGTGGATTATTGAATCTGCCACTAGTCAGCTCGCGCATTGATGTTGATCAGAATTTGCAGGTGAAGAATTACCCAGGCATCTTTGCAATCGGTGATATCTCAGGTTTTGTAGGAAAAGATGGACGTTTTCTTCCTATGGTTGCACCTGTTGCAATGCAGCAGGGCCGCTTTATTGCAAAGCAAATTAAGCGCTTAGCTGATGGAAAAGCGCTAGAGGCTTTCAAATACATTGATAAAGGTTCTATGGCCACCATCGGGCGCCACAAAGCAGTTGTTGAAGTAAAGAATTTCCGCATGTCTGGAATTCCTGCTTGGTATGCCTGGCTTTGGTTGCACTTGTTCTACTTGGTTGGTGGCCGAAACAAGATTGGCACAATGGCCGACTGGACCTGGAACTACCTAACTTTTGATCGCGGTAATCGCCACATCATGGATTCGCAGTAA
- a CDS encoding Ppx/GppA phosphatase family protein: MRLGVLDVGSNTIHLQVMDAHLGARPEPATSFKVELRLTEHLDAAGSITPQGIDLLHQAVGDSVAHANENQADEILAFATSAIRDAKNGPKIIQEINQRHQIDLQILTGDEEARMTFLAVRRWLGWSAGKLLMIDIGGGSLEIASGVDENPEATLSLPLGAARLTRDFLSGDPYSSKGIKFLEDFVSSKLEDELPAILRTHDADRCVATSKTFRTLARLSGHMFNENPKYLESANLKAMVSKLADMTDKSRAELPGVSNSRAKQIVAGAIVARATMNTLDLDRVEICPWALREGVVLRRLDWLNN; the protein is encoded by the coding sequence GTGAGATTAGGCGTTCTAGATGTGGGCTCAAATACCATCCATTTGCAGGTGATGGATGCCCACCTGGGTGCCCGTCCAGAACCTGCAACTAGTTTTAAAGTTGAACTTCGCCTGACTGAACATCTCGATGCTGCTGGCTCAATCACTCCGCAAGGAATAGATCTACTACATCAAGCAGTTGGCGATTCAGTTGCACATGCCAATGAAAATCAAGCTGATGAGATTTTGGCTTTTGCAACGTCGGCTATTCGTGATGCAAAAAATGGTCCAAAGATTATTCAAGAGATTAATCAACGCCACCAGATTGATTTACAAATCCTCACCGGCGATGAAGAAGCTCGCATGACTTTTCTGGCTGTGCGCCGCTGGTTAGGTTGGTCTGCTGGAAAACTTTTGATGATTGACATCGGTGGCGGTTCACTTGAAATTGCATCTGGCGTTGATGAAAACCCAGAAGCGACTTTGTCTTTGCCGTTAGGTGCAGCGCGATTAACTCGAGATTTCTTGAGTGGGGATCCCTATAGTTCAAAAGGTATTAAGTTTTTAGAGGATTTTGTGAGCAGCAAGCTAGAAGATGAACTCCCTGCAATTCTTCGTACGCATGATGCCGATCGATGTGTTGCAACGAGCAAGACTTTTAGAACTCTTGCCAGATTATCTGGCCATATGTTTAATGAAAATCCAAAGTATTTAGAGAGTGCAAACTTAAAGGCAATGGTTTCAAAGCTTGCAGATATGACTGATAAATCTCGAGCTGAGCTTCCAGGAGTTTCAAATAGCCGCGCCAAGCAAATTGTTGCTGGAGCGATAGTTGCACGCGCAACAATGAACACTTTAGATCTAGATCGCGTGGAAATATGCCCGTGGGCGTTGCGTGAGGGTGTTGTATTACGTAGGTTGGACTGGCTTAATAATTAA
- a CDS encoding NUDIX hydrolase, producing the protein MSPDREVIYAAGAVLWREVGKKKLELAIIHRPRYDDWSLPKGKLDPNETMIGCAYREVMEETGYAPIFGPEIGDVTYEVDGIRKIVKYWSAQAVGEPTGTTDLHEVDQILWLSPADAKKKLTLEDDKSLVDFFLEFNSGTTPLVLLRHAKAVKREDWDGDDGDRPLAQLGQIQSKRMLSLYLPYGIQEIHSSDAQRCIETIEPISRSLSINPIYSADLSEHGFAKDKEAPLDYAQDLMDQGKSAIVCSHNPILPKLLKKLIGKKNFKQLDQKLEPGEAWVLHYRDGEIIAIDWVEAPKA; encoded by the coding sequence ATGAGCCCAGATAGAGAAGTGATTTATGCCGCTGGCGCAGTTCTCTGGCGCGAAGTAGGAAAGAAGAAGCTCGAGTTAGCAATCATCCACCGTCCTCGTTATGACGACTGGTCATTACCAAAGGGAAAATTAGATCCTAATGAAACGATGATTGGCTGCGCATATCGCGAAGTTATGGAAGAGACTGGGTATGCACCAATATTTGGTCCAGAGATCGGTGATGTTACATATGAAGTTGATGGTATTAGAAAGATTGTTAAGTATTGGTCAGCTCAAGCCGTAGGGGAACCAACAGGAACTACTGATCTGCACGAAGTTGACCAAATACTTTGGTTATCACCAGCTGATGCCAAGAAGAAATTAACGTTAGAAGATGACAAGTCACTTGTGGACTTCTTCCTAGAGTTCAACTCTGGTACAACACCACTTGTTCTTCTGCGCCACGCTAAAGCTGTTAAGCGAGAAGATTGGGATGGAGATGACGGAGATCGACCGTTAGCTCAACTCGGACAGATCCAATCCAAACGAATGCTTTCACTCTACCTGCCTTATGGAATTCAAGAGATTCATTCATCCGATGCCCAGCGCTGTATTGAAACTATCGAACCGATATCTCGCTCTTTAAGTATCAATCCGATTTACTCTGCTGATTTAAGTGAACATGGCTTTGCTAAAGATAAAGAAGCGCCACTTGATTATGCACAAGATTTAATGGATCAAGGCAAGAGCGCCATTGTCTGCAGCCATAACCCTATTTTGCCAAAGCTTTTGAAGAAGTTGATTGGTAAGAAGAACTTCAAGCAGCTTGATCAAAAGCTAGAACCAGGCGAAGCATGGGTTTTGCATTACAGAGATGGTGAAATCATTGCTATTGACTGGGTTGAAGCACCTAAAGCTTAA
- a CDS encoding SDR family oxidoreductase, with protein MSMPNQNRKYLVTGASGYVGGRLVRTLVEENNDVRILVRDKYKILGQPWASKVDICEGSAENIADMDRALTGVHTAFYLLHSINLGPNFDEIESQMAKNFAQAAERAGVSQIVYLGGIANDVNISKHLASRAMTGQSLATTSVAVMELRAGIIIGSGSASFEMLRHLTHRLPIMTTPKWVMNKTHPIAIRDVLYYLKAAAKLETPVNRVFDIGGPEVLSYADMMQKFAKLSGLKKRWIIKVPVLTPGLSSLWIGLVTPVPTALARPLVGSLISEVVADPAKSIDALIPKPVEGLIDVENAISLALSKITTHGVETRWSDAAMPMAPWQKAQGDPEWAGEMVLRDRRETITDVPAEKVWQQIERIGGDNGWFGSDFLWWARGVLDRFLFGGVGLRRGRRDPDFLRVGESLDFWRVDELDPGVRLKLYAEMVLPGKAWLEFTVSTINGKTKIVQEATFNPRGLGGQMYWYAVAPFHFFVFPTMLRNIVKKARSSA; from the coding sequence ATGTCCATGCCCAATCAAAACCGCAAGTACCTAGTTACAGGTGCATCTGGCTACGTTGGTGGCCGTTTAGTGCGCACGCTAGTTGAAGAAAATAACGATGTTCGAATTTTAGTGCGTGATAAATACAAGATCCTTGGCCAACCATGGGCTTCAAAAGTAGATATTTGTGAGGGCAGTGCTGAAAACATCGCTGACATGGACCGGGCGCTAACTGGTGTTCACACCGCTTTCTATCTCTTGCACTCAATTAACTTAGGGCCAAACTTTGACGAGATTGAATCTCAGATGGCAAAGAATTTTGCTCAAGCTGCAGAGCGTGCTGGGGTTTCACAGATTGTCTATTTAGGTGGAATCGCTAACGATGTAAACATTAGTAAGCACTTAGCCTCTCGAGCGATGACTGGACAATCACTAGCAACTACTTCAGTTGCAGTCATGGAGCTGCGTGCTGGAATCATTATCGGATCAGGCTCTGCTAGTTTTGAAATGTTGCGCCATTTAACTCACCGCTTACCGATTATGACCACACCAAAGTGGGTTATGAATAAAACACATCCAATTGCAATTAGAGATGTTCTCTACTACTTAAAGGCTGCTGCAAAGCTTGAAACACCAGTAAATCGTGTATTTGATATTGGTGGCCCAGAAGTACTCTCTTATGCCGACATGATGCAAAAGTTTGCAAAACTATCAGGATTAAAAAAGCGCTGGATTATCAAAGTTCCTGTGTTAACACCTGGGCTTTCAAGTCTATGGATTGGTTTAGTAACACCTGTGCCAACCGCTCTTGCCAGACCACTTGTGGGATCGCTCATTAGTGAAGTTGTTGCAGATCCAGCGAAATCAATTGATGCACTCATTCCAAAACCTGTAGAGGGTTTAATTGATGTTGAAAACGCTATTTCTCTAGCGCTTTCAAAGATTACAACCCATGGCGTTGAGACACGTTGGTCAGATGCAGCGATGCCAATGGCGCCGTGGCAAAAAGCTCAAGGAGATCCTGAGTGGGCAGGTGAAATGGTTTTGCGTGATCGCAGAGAAACAATCACCGATGTTCCTGCAGAGAAGGTCTGGCAACAGATTGAGCGAATCGGCGGTGATAACGGCTGGTTTGGTTCAGATTTCTTATGGTGGGCACGTGGAGTTTTAGATCGATTCCTCTTTGGCGGAGTTGGATTACGGCGCGGCCGCAGAGATCCTGATTTCTTGCGCGTGGGTGAGAGTTTGGATTTCTGGAGAGTGGACGAGCTAGATCCAGGCGTGCGATTAAAACTTTATGCTGAAATGGTTTTACCTGGCAAAGCATGGTTAGAGTTCACAGTCTCAACCATTAACGGCAAGACAAAGATTGTTCAAGAGGCAACTTTTAATCCTCGTGGACTTGGGGGTCAGATGTATTGGTATGCAGTTGCACCATTCCACTTCTTTGTTTTTCCAACAATGCTGCGAAACATTGTGAAGAAAGCACGAAGCAGTGCATGA
- a CDS encoding glycoside hydrolase family 2 TIM barrel-domain containing protein: MMTNYWMSPETTAVNRLPMLNIEHLEKISLDGTWRFQLLRSPREPLGRKWASIPVPSLWTMQEESNVFFDKPIYTNTQMPFEEQPPFVPEENPHGVYERDFDLPDGWMGKRIVLHLGGYESVAVVFINGVEVGLTKDSRLAAEFDVTRFVKRGNNVVRIDVTKWSDATFIEDQDQWWHGGITRSVKLFATNKVFIERFYTTAGLEKDCTTGTLDIRAHIASIDNISTHNYTLRASIEELPKVKAANLESTLKTFQSPKWTERAEELKARSDEYFHGKFWNGNMPADAKKAILENEPWPAGKIHLNTRIPKVKAWSAESPNLYTLHVELIDPDGNIVEVSQQKIGFRSVEVKGQDFLINGQPVMFYGVNRHDFNRYTGRALTREDMREDLLELKRWNFNAVRTSHYPNDAAFLDLCDELGFYVIGEANIESHAFIASICDDAKYLTAFVDRVGRMIQRDIHHPSAIMWSLGNESGAGTNHEAAAAFARSFDPSRPLHYEGGIRGNWMGSHSLTDVICPMYPAVTAIKEYATSAKADRPLIMCEYSHAMGNSNGTLAEYWEVIETTRGLQGGFIWEFWDHGPVQTMPDGSKRNAYGGDYGEKKHDGNFCCDGMVFPDRTAKPAMAEFKAIAAPANISAVKASTGSFKIFNKHFFKDLSEYEVSWTITRDGLIIDSGKVKLPKVAPRKTVAFKVSSKHLSKANGPGERFITFTIINIDSTPWAPAFTEVGWNQMALPSRALTIKSAKASDEYTNVLDDYGQIVLPRGVVAPTLTLWRAPTDNDRIGHMATKWNRWGLRDMDRTDCVVSQNRTSTKVTNTWQTSTGISIKHVQVITPVADGFRVKESVTLPKVLTDVARVGVNFELDGALTDVTWFGSGPHESYPDRKIARIHRFVSSVANQYIPYVRPQENGGHTAVRWFEVTDATGHGVRVQMGKPLQVSVTPNRAVDLADATHDVEVKACGNVVVHIDGAHRGVGTSSCGPDTLPKYKIKPGLHTWEWTLTSI; the protein is encoded by the coding sequence ATGATGACGAATTACTGGATGAGTCCAGAAACAACTGCAGTAAATCGTCTACCGATGCTCAATATCGAGCATTTAGAAAAAATCAGCCTCGATGGAACTTGGCGCTTTCAACTTCTACGTTCTCCACGTGAGCCATTAGGTCGCAAGTGGGCATCAATCCCAGTTCCAAGTTTATGGACGATGCAAGAAGAAAGTAATGTGTTTTTTGATAAACCCATCTACACAAACACTCAAATGCCTTTTGAAGAACAACCACCATTTGTTCCAGAGGAAAATCCACATGGTGTGTATGAGCGAGATTTCGATCTTCCAGATGGCTGGATGGGCAAGCGCATTGTTTTGCACCTCGGTGGTTATGAATCTGTAGCAGTTGTATTCATCAATGGCGTTGAAGTGGGTCTTACTAAAGATTCACGCCTTGCTGCTGAATTTGATGTTACACGTTTTGTTAAGCGTGGCAACAACGTTGTGCGCATTGATGTTACAAAATGGTCTGATGCAACTTTCATTGAGGACCAAGACCAATGGTGGCATGGTGGAATTACCCGTTCTGTAAAACTCTTTGCAACTAATAAGGTTTTCATTGAACGCTTCTACACAACTGCAGGTCTTGAAAAAGATTGCACCACAGGAACTCTTGATATCCGTGCTCACATCGCCTCAATCGATAACATCTCAACGCACAACTACACCTTGCGTGCATCGATTGAAGAGCTTCCAAAAGTTAAAGCGGCAAACCTTGAATCAACGCTAAAGACTTTCCAATCCCCTAAATGGACTGAGCGTGCTGAAGAGTTAAAGGCTAGAAGTGATGAGTATTTCCATGGCAAGTTTTGGAATGGCAATATGCCAGCAGATGCCAAGAAAGCTATTTTGGAAAATGAACCATGGCCAGCGGGCAAAATCCATCTAAATACCCGCATTCCTAAAGTTAAAGCCTGGTCAGCAGAATCACCCAATCTCTACACCCTCCACGTTGAACTCATCGATCCTGATGGCAACATCGTTGAAGTCTCACAACAAAAGATTGGCTTTCGCTCTGTTGAAGTAAAGGGCCAGGACTTCTTAATTAATGGCCAACCTGTGATGTTCTATGGCGTTAACCGCCACGATTTCAACCGTTACACAGGCCGCGCACTTACTCGTGAAGATATGCGTGAAGACTTACTAGAACTCAAGCGTTGGAACTTCAACGCCGTTCGCACATCCCACTACCCCAACGATGCAGCTTTCCTAGATCTCTGTGATGAGCTTGGTTTCTATGTCATCGGTGAAGCAAATATTGAATCTCACGCATTCATTGCATCTATCTGTGATGATGCAAAGTACTTAACTGCATTCGTAGATCGTGTTGGCAGAATGATTCAACGCGACATTCACCACCCATCAGCAATCATGTGGTCACTTGGCAATGAATCAGGTGCTGGAACCAACCATGAAGCAGCTGCAGCATTTGCTCGAAGCTTTGATCCATCACGCCCACTTCACTATGAAGGTGGCATCCGTGGTAACTGGATGGGTTCACACTCACTCACTGATGTTATTTGTCCGATGTATCCAGCTGTTACTGCAATTAAAGAGTATGCAACTTCTGCAAAAGCAGATCGACCATTGATTATGTGCGAGTACTCCCACGCTATGGGTAATAGCAATGGAACTCTTGCTGAGTATTGGGAAGTTATTGAAACAACGAGAGGTCTGCAAGGCGGATTTATCTGGGAGTTCTGGGATCACGGTCCAGTTCAAACAATGCCAGATGGATCAAAGCGCAACGCTTATGGCGGCGACTACGGTGAGAAGAAGCATGATGGCAACTTCTGCTGCGATGGAATGGTTTTCCCAGATCGCACCGCTAAGCCTGCAATGGCTGAATTTAAGGCTATTGCCGCCCCAGCCAACATCAGCGCAGTAAAGGCATCAACTGGTTCTTTCAAAATCTTTAACAAGCACTTCTTTAAAGATTTAAGCGAGTATGAAGTGAGCTGGACTATCACTCGTGATGGCCTCATCATCGATAGTGGCAAAGTAAAGCTGCCTAAGGTTGCACCACGTAAGACTGTTGCATTTAAAGTTTCATCTAAGCACCTATCTAAGGCCAATGGACCAGGTGAGCGCTTTATTACTTTCACCATCATCAACATTGATAGCACCCCATGGGCTCCAGCATTTACTGAAGTTGGCTGGAATCAAATGGCTCTACCGTCACGTGCTCTAACAATTAAGAGCGCAAAAGCATCTGATGAATACACAAATGTTCTAGATGACTACGGTCAGATTGTTTTGCCACGCGGAGTTGTTGCACCGACGCTAACTCTTTGGCGCGCACCAACTGATAACGATCGCATCGGACACATGGCAACTAAGTGGAACCGTTGGGGCTTGCGCGATATGGATCGCACCGACTGTGTTGTTTCACAAAATCGCACCAGCACTAAAGTCACAAACACGTGGCAGACAAGTACTGGAATTAGCATTAAGCACGTTCAAGTAATTACTCCTGTGGCCGATGGCTTTAGAGTCAAAGAATCTGTAACGCTACCTAAGGTGCTAACAGATGTTGCACGAGTCGGTGTTAACTTTGAATTAGATGGCGCGCTCACTGATGTGACCTGGTTTGGTTCAGGTCCTCATGAGTCATACCCAGATCGAAAGATTGCTCGTATTCATCGCTTTGTTTCTAGCGTTGCAAACCAATACATTCCATATGTCAGGCCACAAGAAAATGGTGGACACACCGCAGTGCGATGGTTTGAAGTAACAGATGCAACTGGACATGGAGTTCGAGTCCAAATGGGTAAGCCATTACAGGTCTCTGTAACGCCTAATAGAGCAGTGGATTTAGCTGATGCCACCCATGATGTCGAAGTAAAAGCATGTGGCAACGTCGTTGTTCATATCGATGGAGCACATCGTGGAGTTGGAACATCATCATGTGGTCCAGATACTTTGCCTAAATACAAAATCAAACCAGGCCTACACACCTGGGAGTGGACGCTTACTTCAATCTAA
- a CDS encoding beta-class carbonic anhydrase produces the protein MSKFPFDEFADALAANDEYIKTFKYSGLTGTAQKGLAIVTCMDSRINPLSVIGMNSGDAKILRNAGARVTDDVLRTLVLATYLLGVKRILIMPHTNCRMAQVDEAEIHREIDTKYGIDTSELEFKTVADQKASLIEDVNAVRNYRLLNKGVSVGGAIYDVATGKITPIDC, from the coding sequence ATGTCAAAGTTTCCTTTTGATGAATTTGCCGATGCGTTGGCAGCCAATGATGAATACATCAAGACTTTCAAATACTCAGGTCTAACTGGCACAGCCCAAAAAGGCTTAGCAATTGTCACCTGCATGGATTCACGCATTAATCCGCTTTCAGTTATTGGTATGAACTCTGGCGATGCCAAGATCTTGCGTAATGCTGGAGCGCGTGTGACTGATGACGTTTTACGTACTCTGGTTTTGGCCACGTATTTGTTGGGTGTTAAAAGAATCTTGATCATGCCTCACACCAACTGCCGAATGGCACAAGTGGATGAAGCAGAAATTCACCGTGAGATTGATACCAAATACGGCATTGACACATCAGAGCTTGAGTTTAAAACTGTTGCCGATCAGAAGGCTTCTTTGATTGAAGATGTGAATGCAGTTCGCAATTACCGTTTACTTAATAAGGGTGTTTCAGTGGGCGGTGCAATTTATGACGTTGCGACAGGAAAAATTACTCCGATTGATTGTTAG
- a CDS encoding alpha/beta fold hydrolase yields MPEYINLRNHQLYNYEWDNDGEAVVLLHGGLSKTSSWDYLMVPPLEDEFHVFAYDRTGHGFTGDQPGSLHFEFQCQEAIAYLEDVVKEPAHLIGYSDGGIIALMVAIKRPELVKSIVAIGANYHYSAPLKDFLEARVSEEDQAEYNLISPDAPHTLLEKIKRMNEIWTTEPDISLSEIVSIQCPVLVMAGDDDVIAHDHTISLYEALPLGQLAIIPGTSHGLVKEKPALLIAVIMQFLEDLSYPITRDPIRRTNNQSE; encoded by the coding sequence ATGCCTGAATATATAAATCTTCGAAACCATCAGCTCTATAATTACGAGTGGGATAACGATGGCGAAGCCGTTGTTTTACTTCATGGTGGCTTGAGTAAAACATCTAGCTGGGATTACTTGATGGTCCCACCCCTTGAAGATGAATTTCATGTCTTTGCATACGATCGCACAGGCCATGGTTTCACCGGTGATCAACCTGGAAGTCTCCACTTTGAATTTCAATGCCAAGAAGCAATTGCATATTTAGAAGATGTTGTTAAGGAGCCTGCTCATCTGATTGGCTATAGCGATGGCGGAATCATTGCGCTCATGGTTGCAATAAAGCGACCTGAGTTAGTGAAATCAATTGTGGCAATTGGGGCGAATTATCATTACAGCGCACCACTAAAGGATTTCTTGGAAGCCCGAGTGTCTGAAGAAGACCAAGCTGAATACAACTTAATTTCACCTGACGCTCCGCACACTCTGCTTGAGAAAATCAAGCGAATGAATGAGATTTGGACAACAGAGCCTGATATTTCCTTAAGTGAGATCGTTTCTATTCAGTGCCCTGTTTTAGTTATGGCAGGTGATGACGATGTCATCGCTCACGATCACACAATTTCCCTCTATGAAGCTTTGCCGCTTGGACAGTTAGCAATTATCCCTGGAACTTCACATGGGCTAGTGAAAGAAAAACCTGCACTCTTAATCGCGGTGATTATGCAATTCTTAGAGGATTTGAGCTATCCGATTACTCGCGATCCAATTCGACGAACTAACAATCAATCGGAGTAA
- a CDS encoding RNA degradosome polyphosphate kinase has translation MKLQNITDREMSWLSFNQRVLELAEDPTMPLLERVRFLAIFSSNLDEFFMVRVATLMSKLENGVTAANVAGFTPMELMKQVSLRTNALMERQSNVYHKEIEPLLKKQGIEFVHWDQLNDTERGYVTKLFQDRIFPVLTPLAVDPSHPFPYISGLSLNLAVIVKNPTSHEEFFARVKVPEILPHFIATAKTGSTRFLPLEDLIAIHLQELFPGMIIQDHYTFRITRNQDMDLDEEESEDILTSIEQELARRRFGPPVRLEIESEVDEKLVTRLSNELKINPENVIHISAPLDLTSLNKIADLDFPDLKFDRFRSRTAKALAEVDQEDPDLFFAAIRQGEILLHHPYESFTSSVVQFLQNAAQDPQTLAIKQTLYRTSGDSPIVEALIEAAEAGKQVLAVIEIRARFDEQANVRWARKLEAAGVHVVYGLMGLKTHAKLSLVIRDEPNGLRRYCHMGTGNYNPKTARIYEDLGILSADPELTEDLTKLFNQLSGFAPQSTYSRLLVAPSTLRSGITERIDREIKNHKAGKASGIQLKLNSILDEGFVAKLYEASQAGVKIELLVRGICAVQPGIKGISETITVKSVLGRFLEHSRIFHFTNAGDHEYWIGSADLMGRNLDRRVESLVRIDKKEHQNRLQEILDLGLSADSSSWKLSGIDWVRVSKNSKGQALLDVHSAFIHTYSRER, from the coding sequence ATGAAGCTCCAAAATATCACCGACCGCGAAATGAGTTGGCTTTCATTTAATCAGCGGGTGTTGGAGTTGGCCGAAGATCCAACGATGCCTTTGCTAGAACGCGTCAGATTCTTGGCGATTTTCTCCTCAAATCTTGATGAGTTCTTCATGGTTCGTGTGGCAACTTTGATGAGTAAGTTAGAAAACGGTGTCACTGCAGCAAATGTTGCTGGATTTACTCCAATGGAGTTAATGAAACAGGTTTCTCTTCGCACAAATGCTTTGATGGAACGTCAATCAAATGTGTATCACAAGGAGATTGAGCCTTTACTTAAGAAACAGGGAATCGAATTTGTCCATTGGGATCAACTCAACGATACTGAGCGTGGCTATGTCACAAAGTTGTTTCAAGACCGTATTTTCCCAGTTTTAACTCCATTAGCGGTTGATCCTTCACACCCATTTCCATATATTTCAGGGCTCTCTTTGAATTTAGCGGTAATAGTTAAGAATCCAACTTCTCATGAAGAGTTCTTTGCTCGTGTTAAGGTCCCTGAGATTTTGCCACACTTTATTGCCACTGCAAAGACAGGTTCCACTAGATTCCTACCGCTAGAGGATTTGATTGCAATTCACCTCCAGGAACTCTTCCCTGGAATGATAATCCAAGATCACTACACATTTCGAATTACACGAAATCAAGATATGGATCTTGATGAAGAAGAATCTGAGGATATTTTAACTTCAATTGAGCAAGAACTTGCTCGTCGTCGATTTGGTCCACCTGTTCGCTTAGAAATTGAAAGCGAAGTCGATGAGAAGTTAGTTACTCGTCTATCAAATGAGTTAAAGATTAATCCAGAAAATGTGATTCATATTTCGGCACCCCTTGATTTAACATCACTGAACAAGATTGCTGACCTTGATTTCCCTGACTTAAAGTTTGATCGATTTAGATCCAGAACTGCCAAAGCGCTTGCTGAAGTGGATCAAGAGGATCCAGACCTATTCTTTGCCGCGATCCGTCAAGGTGAAATATTGCTCCACCACCCCTATGAATCCTTTACTTCTTCGGTGGTGCAGTTCCTACAAAATGCTGCCCAAGACCCACAGACTTTGGCCATTAAGCAAACGCTCTATAGAACTTCAGGTGATTCACCCATTGTTGAAGCTTTAATAGAAGCGGCAGAAGCAGGCAAGCAAGTTTTAGCAGTTATTGAAATTCGTGCGCGCTTTGATGAACAAGCCAACGTGCGCTGGGCTCGTAAGTTAGAAGCAGCTGGTGTCCACGTTGTTTATGGGCTCATGGGTCTAAAGACACATGCCAAGCTCTCACTTGTTATCCGTGATGAGCCAAATGGACTTCGTCGCTACTGCCACATGGGAACAGGTAACTACAACCCAAAGACTGCTCGCATCTATGAAGATTTAGGAATTCTTAGTGCTGATCCAGAGTTGACTGAAGACTTAACTAAACTCTTTAACCAACTCTCTGGCTTTGCACCGCAGTCAACTTACTCACGACTTCTTGTTGCGCCATCAACACTTCGATCTGGAATTACCGAAAGAATTGACCGCGAGATCAAGAACCATAAAGCTGGCAAGGCATCTGGAATTCAACTCAAACTCAACTCAATTCTTGATGAAGGTTTTGTTGCAAAACTCTATGAAGCATCTCAGGCTGGCGTGAAGATCGAATTGTTAGTCCGAGGAATTTGCGCAGTCCAACCTGGCATCAAAGGAATTTCAGAGACTATTACAGTCAAATCAGTTCTTGGTCGTTTTCTAGAGCACTCACGAATCTTCCATTTCACCAATGCCGGAGATCATGAGTATTGGATTGGTAGTGCCGACTTAATGGGGCGCAATCTTGATCGCCGCGTGGAGAGTTTGGTGCGAATCGATAAGAAAGAGCACCAAAATCGCCTGCAAGAGATTTTAGATTTAGGTTTGAGCGCAGATAGTTCTAGCTGGAAACTCTCTGGAATTGATTGGGTGAGAGTCTCTAAGAACAGTAAGGGACAAGCCCTACTTGACGTGCACTCCGCCTTTATTCACACCTACTCAAGGGAGCGCTAA